The Bordetella sp. FB-8 genome includes a window with the following:
- a CDS encoding alpha/beta fold hydrolase, producing the protein MYARPHCKLISYRPRRACEDVQIEYLDQGKGPIICILPSLARSGRDYDAVAIHLVTAGFRVLRPEPRGIGGSRGPMERLDLHDFASDVAAVLDREATGPVLIVGHAWGSQPARALAADRPDLVRGVVMAAASAGKLPPDSTEKPYSRLRDAIDGAGDLSLPEPQRLECLRRAFFGPGHDPSVWLDGWFPAAHDAQAHAREFTPIDDYFSAGDSVPILDLQAEHDAVVIPNVMKPMLGDRVTVEVIRDAGHAMAPEQPKAMSEAIAAFAYRLYLSTDSTESATDRD; encoded by the coding sequence ATGTACGCGCGCCCTCACTGCAAACTGATCTCATACCGCCCGAGGCGTGCGTGTGAAGATGTCCAAATTGAGTACCTTGATCAAGGCAAAGGCCCCATCATCTGCATTCTGCCATCGCTCGCGCGCTCGGGGCGCGACTATGACGCTGTAGCAATCCATCTTGTCACTGCTGGTTTCCGTGTGCTTCGGCCTGAACCGCGGGGTATTGGCGGTAGCCGAGGCCCGATGGAAAGGTTGGATCTGCACGATTTCGCTAGTGATGTTGCGGCAGTTCTCGACCGCGAAGCGACCGGCCCGGTTTTGATAGTTGGGCACGCATGGGGGAGCCAACCGGCCCGCGCGTTAGCGGCCGACCGTCCAGACCTGGTCCGCGGCGTTGTCATGGCTGCCGCTTCGGCTGGAAAACTACCTCCGGACTCGACCGAAAAGCCCTACAGCCGGCTCCGAGATGCAATTGACGGAGCAGGTGATCTGTCTTTGCCAGAACCCCAGCGTCTAGAGTGCCTTCGCAGAGCCTTCTTTGGGCCGGGTCACGATCCCAGCGTATGGCTCGATGGATGGTTCCCAGCAGCACACGATGCGCAGGCCCATGCACGGGAATTCACCCCCATTGATGACTACTTTTCCGCCGGCGACAGCGTGCCGATTCTTGATCTTCAAGCGGAGCATGACGCCGTTGTCATACCCAATGTTATGAAACCGATGCTTGGTGATCGGGTCACCGTTGAAGTGATTCGAGACGCCGGACATGCCATGGCCCCGGAGCAACCCAAAGCCATGAGTGAGGCAATCGCGGCATTTGCATATCGCTTGTATTTATCTACGGACTCTACCGAGAGTGCAACGGATAGAGACTGA
- a CDS encoding MFS transporter, whose amino-acid sequence MNTKKTSKISAIVRVASGNFMEMFDFFLYGFYAHYISNAFFPTESQYASLLLTFGTFGAGFLMRPIGAIVLGGYTDRAGRRKGLTLTLAIMAIGTATIAFVPSYAAIGVTAPIIVFLGRLLQGFSAGAELGGVSVYLYEIAPPHQKGFYVGWQSSSLQVATMVAAGLGYLMNTLVAPEVLHAWAWRIPFFIGCLIVPLLFVLRRSLEETEAFLSRKHHPRLPEVLASLRSNYLLIIHGMMLVIMTTVTFYLVAVYTPTFGKTVLKLSTKDSLITTFCVGLLSFFCVPLMGAVSDRIGRRPVLYIATTLGIVTAYPALAWLSSNVSFANLMIVELWFALLYAAYNSAAMVALTDIMPAHVRTVGFSFAFSLAVAIFGGFTPLVSTWLIHATGDKAAPGLWMALAALCGLVATAMLRGSDATSRTAAPEGGLRSAFQASVPAVR is encoded by the coding sequence ATGAATACGAAAAAAACATCCAAGATCTCAGCCATCGTCCGAGTTGCCAGCGGCAACTTCATGGAGATGTTCGACTTCTTCCTTTATGGCTTTTATGCACACTACATCTCCAACGCCTTTTTCCCGACTGAGAGTCAATACGCCTCGCTTTTGTTGACCTTTGGTACGTTTGGCGCCGGCTTCTTGATGCGCCCGATCGGAGCTATTGTTCTTGGAGGCTATACCGATCGAGCCGGTCGTCGAAAAGGTCTGACTTTGACCCTGGCGATCATGGCAATTGGAACAGCGACGATTGCCTTTGTACCGAGTTACGCAGCTATCGGTGTTACAGCGCCGATCATTGTGTTCTTGGGCCGTCTCCTGCAGGGGTTCTCGGCAGGCGCGGAACTGGGCGGCGTTTCCGTGTATTTATACGAAATTGCCCCCCCTCATCAAAAGGGTTTTTACGTGGGCTGGCAGTCGTCCAGTCTGCAGGTTGCGACGATGGTCGCCGCCGGCCTTGGTTATCTAATGAACACGCTCGTCGCACCCGAGGTTCTTCATGCTTGGGCCTGGCGCATCCCCTTTTTCATCGGCTGCCTGATCGTGCCCCTGCTTTTCGTTCTGCGGCGATCGCTTGAGGAAACCGAAGCATTCCTGAGTCGCAAGCATCATCCGCGGCTTCCGGAAGTTCTTGCTTCGCTCAGGTCAAACTATCTACTGATCATTCACGGCATGATGCTCGTGATAATGACCACCGTTACCTTCTACCTCGTAGCTGTTTACACGCCAACATTCGGTAAAACAGTTCTGAAACTGAGCACGAAAGATAGCCTGATTACCACCTTCTGTGTCGGCTTGTTGAGTTTCTTCTGCGTTCCATTGATGGGTGCTGTATCAGACCGAATCGGCCGACGTCCCGTGCTCTACATCGCCACGACTCTAGGAATAGTCACCGCATATCCAGCGCTGGCCTGGCTTTCCTCGAACGTGAGCTTCGCTAACCTGATGATCGTAGAACTCTGGTTTGCGCTACTCTACGCAGCCTATAACAGCGCAGCAATGGTGGCGCTCACTGACATCATGCCAGCGCATGTGCGGACAGTTGGCTTCTCTTTCGCATTCAGCCTTGCGGTCGCAATTTTTGGCGGGTTTACGCCGCTGGTGTCGACTTGGCTCATCCACGCCACGGGTGACAAGGCTGCCCCAGGGCTTTGGATGGCCCTAGCTGCATTGTGCGGCCTCGTTGCTACCGCCATGCTTCGCGGCAGCGATGCCACTAGCCGCACCGCTGCGCCCGAGGGAGGACTTCGCAGCGCATTTCAGGCGAGCGTGCCTGCCGTACGTTGA
- a CDS encoding LysR substrate-binding domain-containing protein encodes MDLRQLEYFICVIDAGSFSRAAAVLNLAQPSLSRQIALLESDLGQRLLNRTGRGVTPTEAGNALATHARSMLDTAKLARNELRELHASPGGRVIVGMPPRVALGLSVPLIQRFRERFPRAVITVLEGLSVPLRESLIAGRLDLALLFDPLVSPQLEYQKLMRERLLLVAPFGSKLPARVEVTSLTAYEMILPSAPNAIRSLLDAILRPHHIELQVLAEVGAVNTVLALVAKGIGCTVLPESALAMSKDGASLPFAPLCTPTVWNALMLATPLARPATRLMRETAQLLRELDFRGPRYYKRA; translated from the coding sequence ATGGATTTGCGTCAGCTTGAATACTTCATCTGCGTAATTGACGCGGGCAGCTTCAGTCGTGCTGCCGCGGTGCTAAATCTCGCGCAACCGAGTCTGAGCCGCCAGATCGCGCTGTTGGAATCGGACCTCGGGCAGCGTCTTTTGAATAGAACCGGACGCGGTGTCACACCCACGGAAGCGGGCAACGCTTTGGCGACTCACGCGCGCTCCATGCTCGATACGGCCAAATTGGCGCGAAATGAGCTACGCGAATTACACGCAAGCCCTGGTGGGCGCGTCATCGTGGGCATGCCGCCGAGAGTAGCGCTAGGGTTAAGCGTTCCTCTTATTCAGAGGTTTAGAGAGCGATTCCCACGAGCGGTAATCACGGTGCTGGAAGGATTGAGCGTGCCTTTGCGTGAATCCTTGATCGCCGGACGGCTTGATCTGGCATTGTTGTTCGATCCACTAGTCTCTCCTCAACTGGAATATCAGAAGTTGATGCGGGAGCGGCTGCTGCTGGTTGCTCCTTTCGGTAGCAAGTTGCCGGCACGGGTCGAGGTAACGAGCCTAACTGCCTACGAGATGATTCTGCCCAGTGCGCCCAACGCAATTCGCAGTCTTCTTGACGCCATCTTGAGGCCGCACCACATCGAGCTGCAAGTTCTTGCCGAAGTCGGCGCGGTCAATACTGTTCTGGCACTTGTAGCCAAGGGCATAGGCTGCACGGTCCTGCCGGAGAGTGCACTGGCGATGAGCAAAGATGGGGCATCGTTGCCTTTTGCTCCACTATGCACCCCGACTGTCTGGAACGCTCTAATGCTCGCAACGCCTCTTGCTCGTCCAGCCACACGCCTTATGCGAGAGACAGCGCAATTGCTGCGCGAGCTGGATTTTCGTGGGCCTCGGTATTACAAGCGCGCTTAG
- a CDS encoding amidohydrolase, protein MNLTLPMGACNAHCHVFGPRERFPYATEATFIPAKDAPKEALYALNDGLGLQRCVVVQSSCHGFDNSATEDAVAMRPQSYRAIALLPTDIADTELRRLDAVGFRGVRFNYMSHLGHHTPIDDVIGLAARLEPMGWHLQIHGSPSLLTDLAPALRRSPVPVVIDHIGRVDAAQGLHQQDFRALLALMRDDRFWVKVSGMDRITRTGPPYEDAQPFAKTLIAEFGDRVVWGNDWPHPNHAGPVPDEQQLVNLIARIATSEAQRERLLVANPQKLYRFGDNT, encoded by the coding sequence ATGAACCTCACTCTTCCCATGGGCGCTTGTAATGCGCATTGCCATGTTTTCGGTCCACGCGAGCGATTTCCCTATGCGACCGAGGCTACTTTCATTCCGGCTAAAGACGCGCCGAAAGAGGCGCTATATGCGCTGAACGACGGGTTGGGCCTGCAGCGCTGCGTGGTCGTGCAATCGAGCTGTCATGGCTTCGATAATAGTGCGACCGAGGATGCAGTGGCTATGCGGCCGCAGAGTTACCGCGCAATTGCGCTGCTGCCAACCGACATAGCCGATACCGAGTTGAGACGGCTTGATGCTGTCGGCTTTCGGGGTGTGCGTTTCAACTACATGAGCCATCTCGGCCACCACACGCCGATCGACGACGTTATCGGCCTTGCCGCTCGCCTGGAGCCTATGGGCTGGCATCTGCAAATCCATGGTTCCCCGAGCCTGCTGACCGACCTGGCGCCGGCGCTGCGACGCTCGCCGGTACCGGTGGTAATTGACCATATCGGCCGTGTCGATGCCGCACAGGGTTTGCATCAACAAGATTTCCGCGCGTTGCTTGCGTTGATGCGTGATGACCGTTTCTGGGTAAAGGTCAGCGGTATGGATCGCATCACGCGAACCGGGCCGCCCTACGAGGACGCGCAACCCTTTGCAAAAACACTCATTGCTGAGTTTGGTGATCGGGTGGTGTGGGGCAACGACTGGCCGCACCCCAACCACGCGGGGCCGGTTCCAGATGAGCAACAACTGGTGAACCTTATCGCTCGCATTGCCACCAGCGAGGCGCAGCGCGAGCGGTTGCTCGTGGCCAATCCTCAGAAACTTTATCGGTTTGGAGACAACACATGA
- a CDS encoding SDR family NAD(P)-dependent oxidoreductase, translated as MTHRFENKVAIVTGAGCVGEGWGNGRAIAVRLAKEGAKILAVDRDPALLEETLNLAGDARSSIKTWTCDVTSGASVAAMSAACIEAFGTIDILVNNVGGSAAGGPVELAEEVWDSQVDTNLKSVFLTCKHVLPTMLAKRAGSIVNIASTSGLRWTGSAQVAYAATKAGVIHLSRVVAVQHAAQGVRVNCVVPGQLHTPMVETRLAKQRSGGDVEALLSQRQKRIPLGFMGDGRDTASAALFLASDEARFITGTELVVDGGMIARCD; from the coding sequence ATGACGCATAGATTTGAAAACAAAGTGGCCATTGTGACCGGCGCAGGATGTGTCGGAGAAGGCTGGGGGAACGGACGCGCCATCGCCGTAAGACTGGCTAAAGAAGGGGCAAAAATATTGGCGGTAGACCGCGATCCGGCACTATTGGAAGAGACACTTAATCTTGCCGGTGACGCACGAAGCTCAATCAAGACCTGGACTTGCGACGTAACGAGCGGTGCCAGTGTGGCAGCTATGTCAGCGGCGTGCATTGAGGCTTTTGGCACGATAGACATTCTCGTCAACAACGTGGGAGGCTCGGCCGCTGGCGGCCCTGTCGAACTGGCAGAGGAGGTTTGGGATTCGCAAGTCGACACAAATCTGAAAAGCGTTTTCTTGACCTGCAAGCACGTGCTCCCGACGATGCTGGCAAAACGCGCTGGCTCCATTGTCAACATAGCGTCCACTTCCGGCTTGCGATGGACTGGAAGCGCTCAGGTGGCTTATGCCGCAACGAAGGCTGGGGTCATTCACTTATCCCGCGTGGTTGCAGTCCAGCATGCGGCTCAGGGCGTGCGTGTCAATTGCGTGGTGCCGGGTCAGTTGCATACCCCGATGGTAGAGACCCGTTTGGCCAAGCAACGCTCAGGCGGAGACGTTGAGGCGCTGCTTTCTCAGCGTCAAAAGCGCATTCCCCTGGGCTTCATGGGTGACGGACGGGACACCGCCAGCGCCGCTCTTTTTCTCGCCAGCGACGAGGCTCGATTCATTACCGGGACGGAGTTGGTTGTGGATGGCGGAATGATCGCACGCTGCGACTGA
- a CDS encoding tripartite tricarboxylate transporter substrate binding protein produces the protein MKKSRSLIAIATLCLAFTGVAIAQQSKPLRIIVSFSPGGPVDTVARTLAPQLAKEMGRDVIVENRPGANGAIGAGEVMRSEPDGNTLWITSVGAAAINSSLYPKLTYNMQRDFAPVSLVVNNVELLVVNKNNPAKNAIDFVAEARKSKEPMTMATSGIGSIPHLAVEQLMEATGVKLLPVPYKGAAPAITDLMGGQVSGFFGDVPGLIGYVRGGALKALGIASSKRSPLLPNVKTLEEQGIRGVDTNNWYALFAPIKTPPDVVAAVNKAVRNALSDPAVREKLLALGTDPVSSTPKELALLVKHDTEKWAKLIRAKNIRAN, from the coding sequence ATGAAAAAAAGTAGAAGCCTGATCGCCATTGCCACGTTGTGTCTGGCCTTCACCGGAGTAGCCATTGCGCAGCAATCCAAGCCCTTGCGCATTATCGTATCGTTCTCTCCGGGCGGCCCTGTTGATACTGTTGCACGAACCTTGGCACCACAGTTGGCTAAGGAAATGGGACGCGACGTCATTGTCGAGAATAGACCTGGTGCCAACGGCGCTATCGGTGCTGGCGAAGTCATGCGATCCGAGCCGGATGGCAATACGCTGTGGATTACCAGTGTGGGGGCGGCGGCGATTAATTCGTCGCTATACCCGAAGCTGACCTACAACATGCAGCGGGACTTCGCTCCAGTATCGCTGGTGGTCAACAATGTTGAGTTGCTGGTAGTGAATAAAAACAACCCGGCAAAAAATGCCATTGATTTTGTGGCGGAGGCAAGAAAGAGCAAAGAGCCCATGACCATGGCAACATCCGGCATTGGCAGCATTCCACATCTGGCAGTTGAGCAACTCATGGAAGCAACAGGTGTCAAGCTGCTTCCCGTTCCCTACAAGGGGGCGGCTCCTGCCATCACGGACTTGATGGGTGGCCAAGTGTCGGGCTTTTTTGGAGATGTCCCGGGATTGATTGGGTATGTGCGTGGAGGCGCTCTGAAGGCTCTCGGAATCGCTTCCAGCAAGCGCAGCCCGTTGCTTCCCAACGTAAAGACACTTGAAGAGCAAGGAATCAGGGGTGTCGACACCAACAACTGGTACGCGTTGTTTGCGCCCATAAAGACGCCACCAGATGTCGTGGCTGCGGTTAACAAGGCTGTACGCAATGCCCTTTCCGACCCCGCAGTGCGTGAAAAACTGCTTGCACTTGGCACCGATCCCGTATCCTCGACACCCAAGGAACTGGCTTTGCTGGTCAAGCACGACACGGAAAAATGGGCCAAGCTAATCCGAGCTAAAAATATCAGGGCTAATTGA
- a CDS encoding carboxymuconolactone decarboxylase family protein, which produces MSISKIRVPLVQPGTRPELAEVEDRIMQERGRISLLYQVLLNSGSIASGWERMLTAVRNQTSVPADLRELMILRVAVLNGANFEFEAHVPHAERAGITNEKIDALRVASPPDVFTSSEQLVLELADTMTREIVVPDTLMSRLRQRFDPQGIVEVVATVAAYNMVSRLLVALNVEH; this is translated from the coding sequence ATGAGTATCTCGAAAATTCGCGTTCCTTTAGTGCAGCCTGGGACACGCCCGGAGTTGGCCGAAGTCGAAGATCGCATCATGCAAGAGCGTGGGCGCATCTCCCTGCTTTACCAGGTATTGCTCAATAGCGGGTCCATCGCGTCGGGCTGGGAACGAATGCTTACGGCCGTGCGCAATCAGACCAGTGTGCCTGCCGACCTGCGTGAGTTGATGATTCTTCGAGTGGCTGTGCTCAACGGCGCCAACTTCGAGTTCGAAGCTCACGTACCCCATGCCGAACGGGCAGGCATCACAAACGAAAAGATTGACGCGCTTCGAGTTGCATCTCCACCCGATGTATTTACATCTTCGGAGCAACTGGTCTTGGAACTGGCTGACACCATGACCCGGGAGATCGTGGTGCCAGACACATTAATGAGCCGGCTGCGCCAGCGGTTCGATCCCCAAGGAATTGTTGAGGTCGTTGCGACGGTTGCGGCATACAACATGGTGTCGCGCTTGCTGGTTGCGCTGAACGTCGAACACTGA
- a CDS encoding 3-keto-5-aminohexanoate cleavage protein, producing the protein MTVPCIITVAITGSLPRKNDNPAVPITISEQIESTHEAFEAGATLVHLHVRNDDESPSSDPDRFAQVIDGIRKHCPGIITQVSTGGRSGAGHERGGMLYLKPDMASLATGSVNFPTRVYDNEPELVDWLAQEMRKYGIKPEIEAFDLSMIFQAVSMQKSGSIVGPLHVQFVMGVKNAMPVDREVFEFYIKTLKRLAPDATWTGAGIGRNQIEVARWSLELGGHCRTGLEDNIRLNRNTLAPSNAALVKQVVDACERFGRRPATADEARALLSISEAVRPSA; encoded by the coding sequence ATGACGGTTCCTTGCATCATTACTGTTGCTATCACCGGCTCTTTACCTAGAAAGAATGACAATCCGGCAGTTCCGATAACAATCTCGGAGCAGATCGAATCGACTCACGAAGCCTTTGAAGCCGGCGCTACGCTCGTCCATCTGCATGTACGCAACGATGATGAATCACCTTCATCGGACCCTGATCGTTTTGCCCAGGTTATTGATGGCATTCGTAAGCATTGTCCAGGCATCATCACGCAGGTATCTACCGGTGGGCGATCGGGTGCCGGGCATGAGCGCGGCGGCATGCTGTATCTCAAACCTGACATGGCATCTTTGGCAACCGGATCCGTCAACTTTCCAACGCGAGTCTATGACAATGAGCCTGAACTGGTGGATTGGCTCGCGCAAGAAATGCGCAAATACGGCATCAAGCCTGAGATAGAAGCCTTTGATCTTTCCATGATTTTCCAGGCGGTATCCATGCAAAAGTCAGGGAGTATCGTTGGCCCTCTACATGTTCAGTTTGTCATGGGTGTCAAAAATGCAATGCCTGTGGACCGTGAGGTATTTGAGTTTTATATCAAAACACTCAAACGACTGGCGCCTGATGCAACCTGGACCGGAGCCGGTATTGGACGCAACCAGATCGAGGTGGCGCGCTGGTCTTTAGAGCTCGGTGGGCACTGCCGTACAGGGCTCGAAGACAACATTAGACTGAACAGGAACACGTTAGCACCTTCTAATGCGGCACTTGTAAAGCAGGTGGTTGATGCATGCGAAAGGTTCGGTCGCCGACCCGCAACAGCCGATGAGGCCCGTGCCTTGCTTTCCATTTCAGAGGCCGTACGCCCGTCGGCATAG
- a CDS encoding IclR family transcriptional regulator — MDHHRSAILDDKPGQSPSNRSLERGIEILRAFRPGSELLGNGDIAERTGLSKSTVSRLTQTLVGTGMLQIDAQTRTYRLAPAVLSLAHAMRTGSHILTVAAPLMRSLAESQRINVGLAAPDRDEMVYLESIRYSRRIALRHVVAGQRVPMELTSLGRAYLAVAPESKRSALLAVFKRRRAQWDTVSKAIQEARESVNARGYCSAAWQPEVVAIATPLIVPDAIYVLNISLSTEEPMKRIVDRFCEPLMEMRHLIQRELDAHTQG; from the coding sequence ATGGACCACCATCGATCCGCGATCCTCGACGACAAGCCGGGGCAATCTCCCTCCAACCGCTCGCTCGAGCGGGGCATAGAAATCCTTCGGGCATTTCGACCGGGATCCGAATTGCTCGGGAATGGTGACATTGCGGAAAGGACCGGCCTTTCGAAATCCACGGTCAGCAGACTGACTCAGACCCTGGTTGGAACAGGCATGTTGCAGATCGATGCGCAAACGCGTACCTATCGGCTGGCGCCTGCCGTGCTCAGCCTGGCCCATGCCATGCGCACCGGGTCTCATATCCTTACGGTCGCGGCACCTCTAATGCGTTCCCTGGCTGAGAGTCAACGCATCAATGTCGGCTTGGCCGCTCCTGACAGGGACGAAATGGTCTACCTTGAGTCCATTCGCTATAGCCGCCGCATCGCGCTGCGGCACGTCGTTGCGGGCCAGCGCGTACCCATGGAACTGACCTCGCTGGGGCGTGCCTACCTGGCCGTCGCGCCAGAGTCAAAGCGCAGCGCCTTGCTCGCCGTGTTCAAACGGCGCAGAGCGCAGTGGGATACTGTCAGCAAAGCGATTCAGGAGGCGCGGGAGAGCGTCAATGCGCGCGGATATTGCTCTGCTGCCTGGCAGCCTGAGGTCGTGGCGATAGCGACGCCCCTGATCGTTCCCGATGCGATCTATGTTCTCAACATCAGTCTCTCTACAGAAGAGCCCATGAAGAGGATTGTCGATAGGTTCTGCGAACCCTTAATGGAGATGCGCCATCTGATCCAGAGAGAACTGGACGCTCATACCCAGGGCTGA
- a CDS encoding tripartite tricarboxylate transporter substrate binding protein yields the protein MWTSIVNRSVKSLALVLAAAAYAGPALAAFPEQPIRIIVPFAPGGGTDLVARTISVGMSKDLGQPVIVENKPGAGTMIGEDFVAKSKPDGYTLVISTFAHAVNPTLQPSLPYGSNKAFAPVMLIARGPNVLVVRAGSPFKTIGDLIAYAKAHPGKLTYASQGTGTSAHLAGALFADLLKTKMTHVPYRGAGPAMADLMGGQVDMMFATAEAAGPLVNSGKFRALGVTTTTPSPAFKGVPPVSDSVPGFAVESWYGMYAPAGTPAAVIDRLNAAARKAVQEPVFTQMIKREGLAASPGTPQDLAKYVQAQEQRWGHVVKEDHIKPE from the coding sequence ATGTGGACTTCCATCGTCAACCGCAGCGTGAAATCCCTTGCGCTGGTTCTTGCCGCCGCGGCTTACGCCGGGCCGGCCCTGGCCGCCTTTCCCGAGCAGCCCATCCGAATCATCGTGCCCTTCGCCCCCGGCGGCGGAACGGACTTGGTCGCGCGCACGATCAGCGTGGGAATGTCGAAAGACCTCGGTCAACCGGTGATCGTTGAAAACAAGCCCGGTGCAGGCACGATGATCGGCGAAGACTTCGTCGCCAAGAGCAAGCCGGACGGATACACCCTGGTCATCTCGACGTTTGCGCACGCCGTCAATCCCACGCTGCAACCCAGCTTGCCTTACGGTAGCAACAAGGCGTTCGCGCCGGTCATGCTGATCGCGCGGGGACCGAACGTGCTGGTGGTGCGTGCAGGCAGCCCGTTCAAGACGATCGGGGATCTCATTGCCTACGCCAAGGCCCACCCCGGCAAGCTGACCTATGCGTCCCAGGGAACCGGCACGTCGGCGCATTTGGCCGGGGCGCTGTTCGCCGATCTTCTCAAGACAAAAATGACTCATGTCCCGTATCGCGGCGCGGGTCCCGCGATGGCGGACCTGATGGGCGGCCAGGTCGACATGATGTTCGCCACCGCCGAGGCAGCGGGACCGCTGGTCAACAGCGGCAAGTTCAGGGCGCTGGGCGTCACGACTACCACGCCCTCGCCCGCATTCAAGGGCGTGCCGCCCGTCTCGGATAGCGTTCCGGGCTTTGCCGTCGAGAGCTGGTACGGAATGTATGCCCCGGCAGGTACGCCGGCCGCGGTGATCGATCGACTCAATGCCGCTGCGCGCAAGGCCGTGCAGGAACCCGTGTTCACTCAAATGATCAAGCGCGAGGGCCTGGCCGCGAGTCCGGGAACGCCGCAGGATCTGGCGAAGTATGTCCAGGCCCAGGAGCAGCGCTGGGGACATGTTGTCAAAGAAGACCACATCAAGCCCGAATAA
- a CDS encoding enoyl-CoA hydratase/isomerase family protein yields the protein MDHVLIDFKVTDSVATITLNRPEKRNAMSDDMRSEFIDALDAVAADKRIRALVLTGAGKGFCAGGDISGMQRRMNAPAGEIAFNGWQRQQRVHHAQALLHTMPKPVIAAVNGAASGLGADTALACDFIIASEWASFTWSYIHRGLIPDGGGMYFLPRRVGLPKAKELIFTGRQVKVDEALSLGIVDRKTRAETLLDEAQAWACELSKASSTALALTKTILNQSFELSAHDVFAQGSQAQGICYTSSEHRACVEAFLAKSAVRE from the coding sequence ATGGACCATGTCTTGATTGACTTCAAAGTCACCGACAGTGTGGCGACCATTACGCTCAACCGTCCGGAAAAGCGCAATGCGATGAGCGACGACATGCGTTCGGAATTCATCGATGCCCTGGATGCGGTGGCAGCCGACAAGCGCATCAGGGCGCTGGTTCTCACGGGAGCCGGCAAAGGATTCTGCGCAGGCGGGGATATCAGCGGCATGCAAAGGCGAATGAATGCGCCTGCCGGCGAGATCGCCTTCAACGGCTGGCAACGCCAGCAGCGTGTCCACCACGCGCAGGCGTTGCTGCACACCATGCCCAAGCCCGTGATCGCCGCCGTGAACGGCGCCGCCTCCGGCCTGGGGGCCGATACCGCGCTGGCTTGCGATTTCATCATCGCCAGCGAATGGGCCAGCTTTACCTGGTCCTACATCCATCGCGGCCTCATTCCCGATGGCGGGGGCATGTACTTCCTGCCGCGCCGCGTCGGCCTGCCCAAGGCCAAAGAGCTAATTTTCACTGGCCGCCAGGTCAAGGTGGACGAAGCGCTGAGCCTGGGCATCGTCGATCGCAAAACCCGTGCCGAGACGCTGCTGGACGAAGCCCAGGCATGGGCCTGCGAGCTATCGAAAGCGTCCTCAACCGCGCTGGCGCTTACCAAGACCATTCTGAATCAAAGCTTCGAACTCTCGGCCCACGATGTCTTCGCCCAGGGCAGTCAGGCTCAGGGAATCTGCTACACCAGCAGCGAGCACCGCGCCTGTGTCGAAGCTTTTCTCGCCAAATCGGCAGTCAGGGAGTGA